Proteins encoded in a region of the Bartonella taylorii genome:
- a CDS encoding Vomp family autotransporter, which translates to MKKVYAKLAGGKLNFLRPIYKTSFVKMLSLSSVVALLSSASPVYSKTVSPKEAFLISAKSPSVAFPQSVISVYDDYNYDDYNVDASDQENYVTALQGGSTLAASAVSDYVNFLINTLSKNSNDNSIVNILAAYSNSLPKREFSAEEQYKKFIISAQNGENTATIDALNPLRNDSMARMQRGTGMQRDVEVTNVIFGNDVQRGPGMHTSNDVVAIGTKIKVYDVDSVAVGYGAQVDNKYTVAVGHLAYAVGKSSIAIGGEGRWADNPTPPEGRTIAKGEESIAIGRRVRANGKGSIAFGAHSKAEVETSVALGAESVANIVAGVAGYDSLTKEATTNTDFAWKSTMGAVSVGNVAGKKTRQITGLAAGSADSDAVNVAQLKSLQGYVDKGWKLSVGGANAKAIGIDSSVDFSAGSNNFTIAKGEDDNKVTFDLAKSLTVDSIKIGNNTLDATGLIITDGPKVTTTGIDAGNKKITGVEKGTGETDAVNFAQLEEIKEQVASGSFVKQDAQTKHITIGKEADGDKISIANKDGKGRVISGIANGAISDASTEAMTGHQLHQFGTSIAGYFGGGAKYENGQWSTPKFKVKTVKDDGTESEQSYENVASAFEGVSNSITKIQNNITKEINNVVTKVEGDSLSWSKTDDAFVAKHGAEDAKTNSKIRFLANGDVSKDSTDAITGSQLYLLKSTLATYFGGGGGYDQEGNWKAPSFKIKKFDAEGAVTDEAYGDVAAALEGVGASITNVQNKITKEITNQVNNAITKVEGDSFVQQDKETHLITIGAKKGGAEINIADSTGVDRTLSGLKEATKDNEAVNKAQLDKNLKELSNNLQSDDSAVVHYDKTDGDKGTINYGSVTLGGKNKAPVGLHNVSSGVISSASYDAINGQQINKIGEDVAGFFGGNATFKNGTFTKPSYEVHSIRTNGEVGASGNVHHDVGSALSALNYSLGNVNTRITNTINDFNQKIMDSSQHIEKDALLWNDKVHAFVARHEKSTEEKGRSVRTQENSKITFLANGDVSKASTDAITGSQLYSLKSMLATYFGGGAGYDKEGNWKAPSFEVKKFASDGSVSDTTYNDVASAFKGVGDSFTNVKNEISKEITNVKNEITNVKGDSLVKWDEATKLIKIGEEKEGSQINITNKNGDVRTISGVAAGSAETDAVNFSQLQKVEKDVKEQVAASSFVKQDLETKHLTIGKETDGDKIDIANNKNEKRTLTGIKGGALSADSNEAVTGSQLFTTNQNVTTAAMNIAKSFGGGAKYEHGQWTAPTFKVKSVKDDGVSEDKVYTNVATAFEGVGSSIMNVQNKFTEQINNVVQKVESESFVQQDKATHSLTIGAKTQGSKIDIANKDGVDRTLSGIKAATKDNEAVNKEQLDESLKKLSTSLQSDESAVVHYDKTDGENNTINYASVTFGKGKDSTSVGLHNVADGKIAKDSRDVVTGGQINTISQEVAKYLGGGTAFIDGAFTRPAYNLSKIEKNGLVTDTTFQDVGKAFEGLDTNIQNVNQRIKEVSEGVAQDSLLWSDEAHAFVARHEKKQEEQGRAVAKQENSKITFLLDGTVSKDSTDAVTGSQLYSVGNALSTYLGGGAKYENGEWIAPSFKVKTIKDDGSTVEDKEYKTVAEALAGVGTSITNVKKEISNEITNVVSDSLVKRDETTNLITIGKEVEGSEINIVNKDGADRTLSGIKAATKDNEAVNKKQLEEHLKDLSTSLQSDESAVVHYDKKEGDETDYTNVTFGKGKASTSVGLHNVADGKIAKDSRDVVTGGQINTISQEVAKYLGGGTAFIDGAFTGPAYNLSKIEKNGLVTDTTFQDVGKAFEGLDTNIQNVNQRIKEVSEGVAQDSLLWSDEAHAFVARHEKKQEEQGRAVRTQENSKITFLLDGNVSEGSTDAVTGNQLYSMGHALSMYLGGDAKYEKGKWSAPSFKVKTVKEDGSGVEEKSYESVASAFEGVGSSFTNIKNELKNEITNVVSDSLVKQDAETKVINIGKEVEGSEINIANKDKEDRTLSGVKEATKNNEAVNKGQLDKRLEELSKNIQSEDSAVVLYDKGENGTTNYKSVTLGKGENREPVALHNVADGKIAENSHDAINGSQINKISQDLGKFLGGNAVFNNGAFTGPTYKLSKVDTEGKVEQTDFNDVGSAFTGLNDNIKNVNQRIKEVSEGVAQDSLSWSKDDHAFVAKHGAEKTASKIKFVAGGDLSENSTDAVNGTQLFETNDKVATYLGGGAKYDGGKWKAPTFMVKSLKEDGTEVESSYNDVASAFAGVGNSITKIHKEVKNEINQVVADSLVKQEDKTNRITIGKEVEGSEIDIANKTGADRTLSGVKAATQNNEAVNKGQLDASLKDLSNSLQSEDSAVVLYDKTGGENSTTNYESITFGKGKDRAPVGLHNVADGTIDEKSRDVVTGGQIHTISQEIAKYLGGGTVFNNGTFTGPTYKLSSVNATGEVEEKSYNDVGSAFGGLDTNVKNVNNNLTNKFNELTQNITNITQEVQGDALLWNKDEEAFVAQHGEKKGNSKITSLANGNVAEGSTDAVTGGQLYSLNNTVATYFGGGAKYEEGKWTAPTFTVKTFDANGKEGEESYTSVAEAFTGVNNAFISFGNKVTNEITNQVNNAITKVEGESLVKKDKKTKVIAIGGETDGTSISLANIDGTARTLSGVKDGALSAVSTEAVNGSQLYSLGDKVATYLGGGAKYENGELVSPGFKVVTFNDDGSSEEQNYTDVAAAFAGVSNSFTKLHHEISDNIEQNALLWSEADKAFVALHGTGETKQNSKLIHLVDGDISAGSSEAITGNQLYQLNQTLALYFGGDAGYKDGVWTAPKFQVSQFNLDGSAGNKEVYDNVASAFEGVNGSMSSINDRINTVEQNVSSNSLNWDEKEGAYNAGHAGQDSKITHVADGKVASGSKDAVNGGQLFETNERVSAVESQVSSIDKQVKDIESTVTNGVVKYDQDGEGHKVNKVTLVGVNESDPVLIDNVGDGKIESGSKEAVNGGQLHDYTEQQMKIVLDDAKKYTDDKVDSAINNAADEAKSYTDMKFGTLSYAVQDIRKEARQAAAIGLAVANLSYDDTPGKLSVTFGSGVWRNQSAFALGAGYMSENGRMRSNLSVTSAGGHWGVGAGFRVTLN; encoded by the coding sequence ATGAAAAAAGTATATGCCAAATTAGCGGGGGGCAAATTGAATTTTCTTCGTCCTATTTACAAGACATCTTTTGTAAAGATGCTTTCTTTATCCTCAGTAGTAGCACTTTTGTCGAGTGCTTCTCCAGTGTATTCAAAAACAGTTTCTCCAAAAGAAGCATTTCTCATAAGTGCGAAAAGCCCTTCTGTAGCTTTTCCGCAAAGTGTTATCTCTGTTTATGATGACTATAATTATGATGACTATAATGTTGATGCGAGCGATCAGGAAAATTATGTAACAGCACTACAAGGGGGGAGCACACTGGCAGCGAGCGCTGTGAGTGACTATGTCAATTTTCTCATCAATACTCTTTCTAAGAACAGTAATGATAATTCTATCGTGAATATTTTGGCAGCATACAGCAATAGCTTACCAAAAAGGGAGTTCAGTGCAGAGGAGCAATATAAAAAATTTATCATTAGTGCACAGAATGGTGAGAATACAGCGACCATTGATGCATTGAATCCTTTGCGCAATGACTCTATGGCTAGAATGCAGCGCGGTACGGGAATGCAACGTGACGTAGAGGTTACTAATGTCATATTTGGTAATGATGTACAAAGAGGACCAGGAATGCATACATCGAACGATGTTGTTGCTATTGGTACCAAAATAAAAGTCTATGATGTAGATTCGGTTGCTGTTGGTTATGGTGCGCAGGTGGATAATAAATATACTGTTGCTGTAGGTCATTTGGCGTACGCTGTAGGGAAAAGCAGTATCGCAATAGGTGGCGAAGGTAGATGGGCTGATAACCCGACTCCCCCTGAGGGGCGTACAATAGCGAAGGGCGAAGAATCAATTGCTATTGGACGTCGTGTTAGGGCGAACGGTAAAGGATCTATAGCTTTTGGTGCCCATTCAAAAGCAGAGGTTGAGACAAGTGTTGCTTTAGGTGCTGAATCTGTAGCTAATATTGTTGCTGGTGTTGCTGGGTATGATTCTTTAACTAAAGAAGCTACAACAAATACAGATTTTGCATGGAAAAGTACTATGGGTGCTGTTAGTGTGGGTAATGTTGCTGGCAAAAAAACCCGACAAATTACGGGATTAGCGGCTGGTAGTGCAGATAGCGATGCAGTGAATGTTGCACAGTTAAAGTCGTTACAAGGCTACGTGGATAAAGGCTGGAAGCTATCTGTTGGTGGTGCAAATGCTAAAGCTATTGGTATAGACAGTTCGGTAGATTTTTCAGCTGGAAGTAACAATTTTACGATTGCAAAAGGCGAAGACGACAATAAGGTCACATTTGATTTAGCTAAGTCCCTTACAGTTGATAGCATAAAGATAGGAAACAACACCTTAGACGCAACAGGTCTGATAATTACTGATGGTCCGAAAGTGACGACTACAGGCATTGATGCTGGAAATAAAAAGATAACAGGGGTGGAAAAGGGTACTGGAGAGACTGATGCAGTTAATTTTGCACAGCTGGAAGAGATCAAAGAACAGGTAGCATCCGGTAGCTTTGTAAAACAAGATGCTCAGACAAAACATATTACCATTGGTAAAGAAGCAGATGGTGATAAAATCAGTATTGCCAATAAGGATGGCAAGGGTCGAGTTATTTCTGGCATAGCGAATGGAGCCATTTCTGATGCTTCAACTGAAGCAATGACAGGGCATCAATTGCATCAGTTTGGCACCAGTATAGCTGGCTATTTTGGCGGTGGTGCCAAATATGAGAATGGCCAATGGAGCACTCCAAAATTTAAGGTTAAAACTGTTAAAGATGATGGCACAGAAAGTGAACAAAGCTACGAAAATGTAGCATCTGCTTTTGAAGGTGTTAGTAATTCTATCACGAAGATTCAGAATAACATCACCAAAGAGATTAATAATGTAGTTACCAAAGTGGAAGGCGATTCCTTATCGTGGAGCAAGACCGATGATGCATTTGTAGCCAAGCACGGGGCGGAAGATGCAAAGACAAATAGTAAGATCAGGTTTCTTGCGAATGGTGATGTTTCTAAGGATTCAACGGATGCTATTACAGGTAGTCAGTTGTATTTGTTAAAGAGTACGCTTGCGACGTATTTTGGAGGTGGTGGCGGCTATGATCAGGAGGGTAATTGGAAAGCACCGAGCTTTAAAATTAAGAAATTCGATGCTGAAGGGGCTGTCACTGATGAAGCGTATGGTGATGTAGCGGCTGCTTTAGAGGGTGTTGGTGCTTCTATCACGAATGTTCAGAACAAAATCACTAAAGAGATTACCAATCAAGTTAATAATGCGATTACCAAAGTAGAAGGTGATAGTTTTGTACAGCAAGATAAGGAAACGCATCTTATCACCATTGGAGCAAAAAAAGGTGGCGCTGAGATCAATATAGCAGATAGCACGGGTGTCGATCGGACACTTTCTGGTTTAAAGGAAGCAACGAAAGATAATGAAGCAGTCAATAAAGCTCAGCTTGATAAAAATTTGAAGGAACTTTCTAACAATCTTCAGTCTGATGATTCAGCTGTTGTGCATTATGATAAAACAGATGGTGATAAGGGCACTATTAATTATGGAAGTGTGACTTTAGGTGGTAAAAATAAGGCACCTGTTGGATTGCATAATGTTTCCAGTGGTGTAATTTCGTCAGCATCATATGATGCAATCAATGGTCAGCAGATTAATAAAATCGGTGAGGATGTCGCAGGTTTCTTTGGTGGTAATGCAACCTTTAAAAACGGTACTTTCACCAAACCGTCTTATGAGGTACATAGCATTAGAACAAATGGTGAAGTAGGCGCATCAGGAAATGTTCACCATGATGTTGGTTCAGCTCTTTCGGCGCTTAATTATAGTCTTGGGAATGTGAATACTCGTATAACGAATACGATCAATGATTTTAATCAAAAAATAATGGATAGTTCTCAACATATTGAGAAAGACGCCTTGTTATGGAATGATAAAGTTCATGCGTTTGTAGCCCGTCATGAAAAGAGTACAGAAGAAAAGGGTAGATCCGTCAGGACACAGGAAAACAGCAAAATTACGTTTCTTGCGAATGGTGATGTTTCTAAGGCTTCAACGGATGCTATTACAGGTAGTCAATTGTATTCGTTAAAGAGTATGCTTGCGACGTATTTTGGTGGTGGAGCCGGTTATGATAAGGAAGGGAACTGGAAAGCTCCGAGTTTTGAGGTTAAGAAATTTGCATCTGATGGCAGTGTTTCTGATACGACCTATAATGACGTTGCATCTGCTTTTAAAGGTGTTGGTGATTCATTCACGAATGTTAAGAATGAGATTAGCAAAGAAATTACCAATGTAAAAAATGAGATTACCAATGTAAAAGGTGATAGCCTTGTTAAGTGGGATGAAGCGACAAAGTTAATCAAGATAGGCGAAGAAAAAGAAGGGAGCCAAATCAATATTACAAATAAGAATGGTGATGTTCGGACCATTTCTGGTGTAGCAGCTGGAAGTGCTGAGACTGACGCTGTGAACTTTTCACAACTGCAAAAAGTTGAGAAAGATGTCAAGGAACAAGTAGCAGCCAGTAGCTTCGTGAAACAGGATCTTGAAACCAAACACCTTACTATTGGTAAAGAAACAGATGGTGACAAAATCGATATTGCCAACAACAAAAATGAAAAGCGTACTCTTACTGGTATAAAGGGTGGAGCGCTCTCGGCAGATTCAAATGAAGCAGTCACAGGTTCACAGCTGTTTACAACAAATCAAAATGTTACAACTGCAGCCATGAATATAGCCAAATCTTTTGGTGGTGGTGCTAAGTATGAGCATGGACAATGGACCGCTCCTACATTCAAGGTTAAGTCCGTTAAGGATGATGGTGTTTCTGAGGATAAGGTTTATACTAATGTTGCTACAGCTTTTGAAGGAGTTGGTAGTTCTATCATGAATGTTCAGAATAAATTTACTGAGCAAATTAATAACGTGGTTCAAAAAGTGGAGAGTGAAAGCTTTGTTCAGCAAGATAAAGCAACGCATAGTCTTACTATTGGTGCAAAAACACAAGGCAGTAAAATCGATATCGCTAACAAAGATGGAGTGGATCGTACGCTTTCTGGTATTAAAGCAGCAACAAAGGATAATGAAGCGGTTAACAAGGAACAACTTGATGAAAGTTTAAAGAAACTTTCCACCAGTCTTCAGTCTGATGAATCAGCTGTTGTGCATTATGATAAAACAGATGGTGAAAATAACACAATTAATTATGCGAGTGTAACTTTTGGCAAAGGTAAAGATTCTACATCTGTAGGCTTGCATAATGTTGCTGATGGTAAGATTGCTAAGGATTCACGTGATGTAGTTACGGGTGGTCAGATTAATACGATCTCTCAGGAAGTTGCAAAATATTTAGGTGGAGGAACAGCATTTATCGACGGTGCTTTTACAAGACCCGCTTATAACTTGTCGAAGATTGAGAAAAATGGTTTGGTAACAGATACTACTTTTCAAGATGTTGGCAAAGCGTTTGAAGGTCTTGATACCAATATCCAGAATGTTAATCAGCGTATTAAGGAAGTATCAGAAGGTGTTGCACAGGATTCCTTGTTATGGAGTGATGAAGCCCATGCCTTTGTCGCGCGTCATGAAAAGAAGCAAGAAGAACAAGGTAGAGCTGTAGCGAAACAAGAAAACAGCAAAATTACGTTTCTTTTAGATGGTACTGTTTCTAAGGATTCCACGGATGCTGTCACAGGAAGTCAGCTTTATTCTGTAGGCAATGCACTTTCTACTTATTTGGGTGGTGGTGCTAAGTATGAGAATGGTGAATGGATAGCTCCAAGCTTCAAGGTTAAAACAATTAAGGATGATGGCAGTACAGTTGAAGATAAGGAATATAAAACTGTAGCCGAGGCTTTGGCTGGAGTTGGTACTTCTATCACAAATGTTAAAAAAGAGATTAGCAATGAAATTACCAATGTAGTGAGTGATAGCCTTGTTAAACGAGATGAAACAACGAATCTTATTACTATTGGTAAAGAAGTAGAAGGCAGTGAAATTAATATCGTTAACAAAGATGGAGCGGATCGTACGCTTTCTGGTATTAAAGCAGCAACAAAGGATAATGAAGCGGTTAATAAGAAACAACTTGAAGAACATTTGAAGGATCTTTCCACCAGTCTTCAGTCTGATGAATCAGCTGTTGTGCATTACGATAAGAAGGAAGGGGATGAAACTGATTATACGAATGTCACTTTTGGCAAAGGTAAAGCTTCTACATCTGTAGGCTTGCATAATGTTGCTGATGGTAAGATTGCTAAGGATTCACGTGATGTAGTTACGGGTGGTCAGATTAATACGATCTCTCAGGAAGTTGCAAAATATTTAGGTGGAGGAACAGCATTTATCGACGGTGCTTTTACAGGACCCGCTTATAACTTGTCGAAGATTGAGAAAAATGGTTTGGTAACAGATACTACTTTTCAAGATGTTGGCAAAGCGTTTGAAGGTCTTGATACCAATATCCAGAATGTTAATCAGCGTATTAAGGAAGTATCAGAAGGTGTTGCACAGGATTCCTTGTTATGGAGTGATGAAGCCCATGCCTTTGTCGCGCGTCATGAAAAGAAGCAAGAAGAACAAGGCAGAGCCGTAAGAACACAAGAAAACAGCAAAATTACATTTCTTTTAGATGGTAATGTTTCTGAGGGTTCAACGGATGCTGTTACAGGTAATCAGCTCTACTCTATGGGGCATGCGCTTTCTATGTATTTAGGCGGTGATGCTAAATATGAAAAGGGAAAATGGAGTGCGCCAAGTTTCAAGGTTAAAACAGTCAAGGAAGATGGCAGTGGTGTTGAAGAGAAGAGCTATGAGAGTGTTGCCTCTGCTTTTGAAGGTGTAGGAAGTTCTTTTACGAATATTAAAAATGAGCTTAAGAATGAGATTACCAATGTAGTGAGTGATAGTCTTGTTAAACAAGATGCTGAGACAAAGGTTATCAATATTGGTAAAGAAGTAGAAGGCAGTGAAATTAATATCGCCAACAAAGATAAAGAGGATCGGACGCTTTCTGGTGTAAAGGAGGCGACCAAAAATAATGAAGCTGTTAACAAGGGGCAGCTTGATAAAAGATTAGAAGAACTTTCTAAAAATATTCAGTCTGAGGATTCAGCTGTTGTTCTTTACGATAAAGGTGAAAATGGTACCACTAATTACAAGAGTGTGACGTTAGGCAAAGGTGAAAACCGCGAACCAGTTGCACTTCATAATGTTGCGGATGGTAAAATTGCTGAAAATTCACATGATGCAATTAATGGCAGTCAGATTAATAAAATTTCTCAGGATCTTGGGAAGTTCTTGGGTGGTAATGCAGTCTTTAACAATGGCGCTTTTACAGGACCAACATATAAATTATCTAAAGTCGATACAGAAGGTAAGGTAGAGCAAACTGACTTTAATGATGTAGGTAGTGCGTTTACGGGTCTTAATGATAACATCAAGAATGTGAATCAGCGTATTAAAGAAGTTTCTGAGGGTGTTGCGCAAGATTCGTTGTCTTGGAGCAAAGATGATCATGCATTTGTAGCCAAGCATGGAGCAGAAAAAACAGCCAGCAAAATTAAATTTGTTGCAGGGGGAGATTTATCTGAAAACTCAACCGACGCAGTAAATGGTACCCAGCTTTTTGAGACGAATGACAAGGTTGCTACCTATTTAGGTGGTGGCGCTAAGTATGATGGAGGTAAATGGAAAGCTCCTACTTTCATGGTTAAGTCCCTCAAGGAAGATGGCACAGAAGTTGAGTCGAGTTATAATGATGTAGCTTCTGCATTTGCAGGTGTTGGTAACTCTATCACCAAAATACATAAAGAAGTTAAGAATGAAATTAATCAGGTTGTAGCTGATAGCCTTGTTAAGCAAGAAGACAAAACAAATCGTATCACCATTGGTAAAGAAGTAGAAGGCAGTGAAATTGATATCGCCAACAAAACTGGTGCGGATCGTACGCTTTCCGGTGTAAAGGCAGCGACCCAAAATAATGAAGCGGTTAATAAAGGTCAGCTTGATGCAAGCTTGAAAGATCTTTCCAACAGTCTTCAGTCTGAGGATTCAGCTGTTGTTCTTTATGATAAAACAGGGGGTGAAAATAGCACTACGAATTATGAAAGTATAACTTTTGGCAAAGGTAAAGATCGTGCCCCTGTTGGATTGCATAATGTTGCTGATGGTACCATTGATGAGAAGTCACGTGATGTGGTTACGGGTGGTCAGATTCATACAATCTCTCAGGAAATTGCAAAATATTTAGGTGGTGGTACAGTATTTAATAACGGTACTTTCACAGGACCGACTTATAAATTGTCCAGTGTTAATGCAACAGGTGAGGTAGAAGAAAAATCGTATAACGATGTTGGATCTGCTTTTGGAGGGCTTGATACGAATGTCAAGAATGTGAATAATAATCTAACGAATAAGTTTAACGAACTTACTCAAAACATCACGAATATTACTCAAGAAGTTCAAGGAGATGCCTTGTTGTGGAACAAGGATGAAGAGGCATTTGTAGCACAGCATGGAGAGAAAAAAGGCAATAGTAAGATTACATCTCTTGCAAATGGTAACGTTGCAGAAGGTTCAACGGATGCTGTTACGGGTGGTCAGCTTTACTCGTTGAATAATACAGTTGCGACGTATTTTGGTGGCGGTGCTAAGTATGAGGAAGGCAAATGGACAGCTCCTACCTTTACAGTAAAGACGTTTGATGCAAATGGTAAGGAAGGTGAGGAGAGTTATACGAGTGTTGCGGAAGCCTTTACAGGTGTTAATAATGCTTTCATAAGTTTTGGTAACAAAGTTACCAATGAGATTACCAATCAAGTAAATAATGCGATTACTAAAGTTGAAGGTGAAAGCCTAGTTAAGAAAGACAAGAAGACAAAAGTTATCGCAATTGGTGGCGAGACAGACGGTACAAGCATCAGTCTTGCAAATATTGATGGTACTGCACGGACGCTTTCAGGCGTAAAAGATGGAGCGCTTTCAGCAGTGTCGACAGAAGCAGTTAATGGATCTCAGCTTTATTCATTGGGTGACAAGGTTGCTACATATTTAGGTGGTGGTGCTAAGTATGAAAATGGAGAATTGGTATCTCCAGGTTTCAAGGTTGTGACATTTAATGATGATGGTAGTTCTGAAGAGCAAAACTACACAGATGTTGCGGCTGCGTTTGCTGGTGTGAGTAATTCTTTCACGAAGCTTCATCATGAGATTTCAGATAATATTGAGCAGAACGCGTTGTTGTGGAGTGAAGCTGATAAAGCGTTTGTAGCGCTTCATGGAACAGGAGAAACAAAGCAAAACAGCAAGCTTATTCACCTTGTTGATGGAGACATATCCGCGGGTTCTAGCGAAGCGATAACCGGCAACCAGCTCTATCAGCTCAATCAGACACTAGCACTGTATTTTGGAGGTGATGCTGGGTATAAAGATGGAGTATGGACAGCCCCAAAATTCCAAGTTTCGCAATTTAATTTGGATGGTAGTGCGGGTAACAAGGAAGTCTATGATAATGTGGCGTCTGCTTTTGAAGGTGTTAATGGCAGTATGTCGAGTATCAACGATCGTATTAACACAGTAGAGCAGAATGTCTCGTCGAACAGTTTAAATTGGGATGAGAAAGAAGGAGCTTATAATGCAGGTCATGCAGGTCAAGACAGCAAGATTACGCATGTAGCGGATGGTAAGGTTGCATCAGGCTCGAAGGATGCAGTGAATGGCGGTCAGCTTTTTGAGACGAATGAGAGGGTTAGCGCAGTTGAAAGCCAAGTAAGTAGTATTGATAAGCAAGTAAAAGATATTGAAAGTACAGTTACGAACGGTGTTGTTAAGTATGATCAAGATGGTGAAGGTCATAAGGTTAATAAAGTCACGTTAGTAGGTGTTAATGAAAGTGATCCTGTGTTGATAGATAATGTAGGGGATGGCAAGATTGAGAGCGGTTCGAAAGAAGCTGTCAATGGAGGTCAATTGCATGATTATACCGAACAGCAGATGAAGATAGTTCTTGATGATGCGAAAAAGTATACGGATGATAAGGTCGATAGTGCAATCAATAATGCTGCTGATGAGGCAAAATCCTATACAGATATGAAGTTTGGAACGTTAAGTTATGCGGTTCAGGATATCCGGAAGGAAGCAAGACAAGCCGCAGCTATTGGTTTGGCAGTAGCTAACTTAAGTTATGATGATACACCAGGGAAGTTAAGCGTTACATTTGGTAGTGGTGTATGGCGTAACCAATCTGCATTTGCTCTTGGTGCTGGTTATATGTCTGAAAATGGTCGTATGCGTTCTAATTTATCTGTCACAAGTGCTGGGGGGCACTGGGGGGTAGGTGCTGGATTTAGGGTAACGCTAAATTAA